Within the Dehalococcoidales bacterium genome, the region GCTGGCTCTAGCAATTTCCTGGGGCATCGGTCTTGATTCTAACCTCTCTGTCCTGGCTTGATAGGTTTGATACAATTTAACACATGTTATCTGTTTAGTATACCGCTACGGGTAGATTCCAATTATCAGGGAATTTGCCATGTTTGACGTAGCGCCACCCGCTCTCGATGAAAATATTGCCCGTCACCATTCCGTGCTTGCCGGAATCCAGAAACTCATCTTTAAGCAGGGATAGAATAGATACGTAGATACTCTGGATTCCGGCTTTCGCCGGAAAGGGATTTGCCAGGTAGTAACCTGAGAGTGTCTTTAATTCGAGAGCCGCTTTAAAAGCGAGAAGCCCGGTTGGGGGACCGGGCTTCTCTAGAAGAAAAAGAAATGAAAAGGAATGGTTGGTATCTTCAGTATATAAGTTTCAGGTTAAGAAAAGGTTAAGGTTTATGGTCGCAGGTTAAGAGAAGGTTACAGTTTAACCGGGGTATCCACAAAATAATCACCGGTTGTAATTATCTCGGGATGAGGTGTGTTTTTGTTAACAGGACCGGTTTCTCAAAGCTGGTACTTATCGGCTACGTAGGTGCTTAGTCTACCTATGAATTCGCGGGGGAATTCAAACCGGGTCATGGTCAGTTGCGCCATTTCCCTGCCCAGCTCCCAGGCCATCTTCATTGCCTTCTCATCCTTTTTTACCGCTCCTTTCTCAGAAGCAGAAGCGGCAACGTAATCGGCCGGTATCATGTGGTTGATGGCAATGTTAAAATAAAGGTCTTTGAGCACGTCAATGCGTCCCAGACTGCCTGCGACCGTGATTACTCCGCCCACCTTATTGACCAGCTTGAAGTCGGGGCGACGCAAACAGTAAGTCCGGTCGATGAGCGCTTTAGCCTGAGCGGCCATGGAGTAGAAATATACCGGGGTGCCGAAGATGATACCGTCTGCCTCTATCATCTTCTGGTAAACGGTTTGCATATCATCCTTGATGTGACATTTACCCGTTTTAATGCAGGACTGACAGCCATCACATGGTTTTATCTCTTTACCCGAAAAAGAGTAAAGCTCCGCTTCCGCTCCTTCTTTCCGGGCGCCTTCAAGCGCTTCGCTTACCAGTATTTCCGTGTTACCTGATTTCCGGGGACTGCAAGAGAGACCCAGAATCTTCACTTCCACCTCCTGTTTTGCCTGATTGTTCTGATGATTGCGGGAATTATAACACGGACAATTCCACCGGGGCAACGCATTTAGCACCGGTGTGCCCGTTTCTCGAAATATTCGGCGTAAATACGATACCGGGATTAAAACGAAAGCTGATAAGATTGAACGAGAGATGAAGACGTCTCTCCGTGGAGTTTGCCGCAAGTCCACCGCATCAATAACCTGCATGGTCAGTACCGTTTTTCCTATATTGACAACCCTTAAAAGTTAGTTTATAATCAGACTAAATTAGTCGTCTTGCGTTCCAATATTTATTTCAAGGGGAAGTGGGAGTTAGCATGTGGCTGAATCAGAGGGAAGACTGCGCTGTGCGTCTGATGGTGGATTTAGCCTGTTTATCGGAAAACACCCGGACTACGGTGAAGGAAGTTGCACGGCGGCAGAAGGTCCCGGAGCGTTTTATGGCTAAGATTGTGACGCAAGCCGTAGCGGCCGGCTTAGTGGAAACGTACCGGGGGACCGGGGGTGGACTGGCTTTGGCCGGAGATGCGGAAAGTGTCACTCTTTTAGAAATTGTGGAATCGGCGGGTCGCCCGGTAGCTCTCACCCGGTGCACGTCTGAACCCAGCCGTTGTCCCCTCCTTGGCAGGTGCGCGGTGCTCCCTGTTTGGGATAAGGCTCAGAGGCAATTGAAAGAGCTGCTGGCTAGCACTACGCTCGCGGAGTTGGCTCAGGCACAAAAGAAACTGGAGCGGACTGATTGAGTGCTCCACAGGTTACAGTAAAGATACCCTGCGGTCTCTGCCCGCAGGGTAATTCATTAAAGAGAGCAAGAATGAGAGATCAGGGGTGGATCCAAAGGGAGTCTATTTGAGATGCCCGTATACGGAGCGAAAAAGCAGGTAAAGCCAGGGAACAGCGAAGAAAGGGTAACGGCATGGTGACCAGACAGCCGAAACCATATCTGATAACGCTGTCAACAATTCTTATTGCAGTCATCTTAGCCCTTGCGCTTAACACCACCTTGATGACCCCGCCTGCGGACGGAAGCGCTCCTGTAACTTTCCACAGTCCCCGCGCTCTGGCGTCTCCAGACGGGCAGGCGCTCTTTGAGCAGAAATGCCAGTCCTGCCACACTATCGGCGACGGACGGTTGGTTGGCCCGGACCTTAAAGATATAACCAGCCTGAGGGAGGAAGCCTGGCTGATCCGCACTATTACCAACCCGGACAGGCTTATCGCAGAGGGTGACCCGATCGCGAAACAGCTTGTTTCCGAATACGGCCTGCCCATGCCCAACGTGGGCATCTCTGATGAGGAAGCTCAGTCCATCCTGGCATAT harbors:
- a CDS encoding flavodoxin family protein translates to MKILGLSCSPRKSGNTEILVSEALEGARKEGAEAELYSFSGKEIKPCDGCQSCIKTGKCHIKDDMQTVYQKMIEADGIIFGTPVYFYSMAAQAKALIDRTYCLRRPDFKLVNKVGGVITVAGSLGRIDVLKDLYFNIAINHMIPADYVAASASEKGAVKKDEKAMKMAWELGREMAQLTMTRFEFPREFIGRLSTYVADKYQL
- a CDS encoding Rrf2 family transcriptional regulator, with the protein product MWLNQREDCAVRLMVDLACLSENTRTTVKEVARRQKVPERFMAKIVTQAVAAGLVETYRGTGGGLALAGDAESVTLLEIVESAGRPVALTRCTSEPSRCPLLGRCAVLPVWDKAQRQLKELLASTTLAELAQAQKKLERTD